The following DNA comes from Macadamia integrifolia cultivar HAES 741 unplaced genomic scaffold, SCU_Mint_v3 scaffold1178, whole genome shotgun sequence.
CTATGCAATGGTTTTGATGTTGGTGCTGAATGAGATCAATCATATCTGTCATCTCTATCACTAACAAGTGTCAGCAAAATTTGTCATACAGCATAAACTAGGGTTTAATATGTTTTTGACTGAAGGTTTTCTGAGCAAACGGCTTAGAGGAGTGTATCAATGAGATGCAGTAAAAAGATATTGTTCATTGAGGGTAGCAAGGTAATTTCATGTAAAccagagagaaggaaaaagaggtGCTAGTATAGCTTACCGCGGTAGCCCAAAGAGCATTTTCCCGATATTATTATACatcaaaggaaaaagaaggaaaatccaCAATTTGACCGTCACTATTACTTCCCCTACTAGCTGAAGGTCCATAATACACCTTCCTCGTTTATGACATCCATCCCACCTCCCATTAATGCCCATGATGAAGTAAAACTACCCCTTTTAtcgaaaaaagaagaagtaaaactatccccaaaccctaaagtacaataaaaaattattatatgaTGAATGCTAGCAATATGACATTGTAACAATATGATAGTCTCTTTGCCACTCAATATGATAAGCAAATTCATATCATCAAATTAAAATACTTTGATTTATGGCTTTTTGTTTGGTTGTTTGGTGAGTAGATTTAGACATTCAAGTGATTAGATAAATTGACGATCATTTGGATTAGTTACATGTTAAATTTTAGAGTCAAATTTACTTTATGACTTACTATGTACTAGACCTTACACATTGTTTTAGCAattgtttactttttttttagatgaaagtTGCAATAATTTTCTTTATGACGccatttgttttgtttggattgAAAGCTactaaataataaacaaatacaTGTAAATGTCAAAAAAATTCGAGTACCAACTCTCCTTGGTATCGCTTTCAAATTTTTAAGTGGCTCATTTGAGAAAGcattctttgattttgatatgtGATTTTTGTACTGAAAGAATATTTCTGTAATCTTTGCAaatgaaaagaattttttttggattctttTGTCATTTCAAAGAATAGAATCATACAAAAAATGCTTTGATCATGTCAAAGAATAGAATTTGTGATAAGTATGTTCTATTTAGTGTAGTATCAACAACAACTATTTACAACAACTCGACCTTATCACATCTATAGCATCAAACCTTCAAAATGACTACATAGAAGTGGTACCAAATGCAACTACTAGCTGCCTCATGGTGGGGAATAAATTCATCACTTAGCTAGGCTCACCTATTGGTCCCTGCACCGAATCAACACTTACCACTGTACATCATATAAATGTTTAGGAAAATTCTAAATCTAATGTATAcccattattatatatatatatatatatatactttctaCCTCCATGGGCtcaatatgaattttttttttttcaaaagagggCACATGCCTAAAAGATTACAATAATTTATTGGGAAAAATGTTTTTATGGAGGAGTGTGGCCCCTGCGCCTAGACAAATAGGGTGGGGGCGGGGGGATGACATCTTTGTGGATACATCCTCATGCACTCCCATTGACCTTCACGCACACATAGGAATCACACTCCCCCGTGGAAAACACTTCCTCTAATTTATTATTTGAAAAGATAATATGAAATTTATACTACATATAcgcttatcttttttttttttttttttgggtacaataTAAACTTATCTATTGAGGTATATATTAATGACATAATACACTTAACAGAGTTCATGAGCTGACATCCACATTTTTGTGGCTGTAAGGCAACTAATTGGATGCTATGATACTCATCCAATCCAAAATCTGACAACCAAAAACCATATACTACACATATACTATAATACACATTTGAAGGTTCAAATCTAGTAAGCAActtaaacaagaaaaatacccaaaacagaTACTTGCTAGTTAGTGCATCTTAATTAAGCATTGATGCTTCTTCTCTAAAGATTCCTTCTTTAagtgtttctatttttcatgaaaaaaacaAGTATAATGAAGTGGCTATCTTTCTTCAAAGTTTAATCCAGCTTTTAATTTTGTTAATTAAGGATGTTGGGGAGTGCACAAGGCCATTGATCTTTAATGCCAAATGCCTAAATTAGTGGAGCCCCTAGACTTAAACTAGTAGACGTGTTGAGATTGTTTTTTTCACGCAAGAGGCTGCTGTGCTAGTATATAAATAAGGCAACACAGCTCCTATTTGATTCATTCAGGTGGCTTTCTTTCTCATCTCTCTCTGTTCTTGCAAAGTCTACTTCATAAACTAGTGTTTAacatttttgggtttaaatcTTTAAAATCTTTTCATCCAGTTTGGGTTGAGATGGAAAAGCAAATGATAAGTCAATACTTGTGTGGTCTGTTCCATAAGACAAAGGCATACTTGGCTGTGTTACTGTTGCAGTTTGGGATTGCAGGGCTGGCTATCATTGCTAAGATTGCTTTGAATGAGGGGATCAGCCATTACACCCTCGCTGTCTACCGTCACGCCATTGCAACTGCTGTCATCTTCCCCTTTGCTATTATCTTAGAGAGGTATGTATGCTTGTGTGTTTTTGCAACTGTTCAGTATTTTGAGAGAGTTTTCCTTAGTTTTAGTCTATTTGTAAATaactagagttttttttttttttttttttttttttaatttgtactGTTTGGCCTAGTTTTTAAGCTGATTAGATAGTACTTTGCAATGtggaattttcttctttttctaaccTCATAGGTCCCTCATTGTCCTATCCACACAAGTCCCATGGCATACTGGTTTAGGGAACCTGAAAATAGGAGGGAGAataaattataattattttttggacaGGAGGTTCGCCTTTAGATTCATGGGGATGACAGATTCTGTGAGGTTGGCATTTTTAAGATTTCAGTATATAAAATTCAGTTTCTTCAGTTTTCTACTTCTTTGAGGCTACCTAAATTAGAGATGTTAGTAAAACAGAGGATCCACTAATTGACAcccattatctctctctctctctggtgatAGGATGATAACTTGGGTCTTGAGTACTAAAAAAATACCTTTAACTTGTGTTACTACTTTGGAAATTATTAATGTACCATGACTTAGCATTGTTTTGTGTTTTAACAGAAAGGTGAGGCCGCGAATGACATTATCCATCTTCGCCAAGATCGCATTGCTCGGCTTGTTAGAGTAATCACTATAACCATTATATAGACTTAGAATCTTTTTGGATATATAGTCTCATGAGCTAAAAGGAAAATGATCTAGCTAACAGTGGAAACTAAACTATTTAATTTCTCTTCAGACCAGTAATTGATCAGAACTTATACTATGCTGGAATGAACTATACATCAGCCACATTCACCACAGCCTTGTCCAATATGCTTCCTGCCTTGACCTTTGTAATGGCTTTCCTATTTAGGTAATTTACTTCTCTGTTCAGTATTTTGTTGTGCCACTTTTTTGTCACTCCTCTTCAAATTTCATGGTATATTGACATTTTAGTTGGTggtgaaaattttaaaaggaTGGAGAAAGTGAATATAAGGAAAACAAGAAGCATAGCAAAAGTGGTTGGAACTATAGTGACAGTTGGAGGAGCGACGCTAATGACACTAATCAAAGGTTCCACCATAGATTTGCCATGGACCAAAGGAACAAGAAGCCAACATGGAACAGAAGCCAGTGTCCATCAACAACCTCTTAAAGGAGCTCTTATGATCTCAGCTGGTTGCTTCTGCTGGGCTGGATTTGTCATTCTGCAGGTAAGAAATCTCTCTCACAAGTAACCAACCATGCATAGATCATCAATCACCGGTCTTAATTAAAATTTcagtatttttcctttcttgtgCTGTACTAGGCAATCACATTAAAGACATACCCAGCTGAGCTCTCTCTCACTGTTTGGATATGTTTGATGGGCGCATTGGAGGGCACCTTGGTTACCCTAGTGATTGAAAGGGGCAACTTTGCTATCTGGTCTCTTCAATTGGATATGAAACTTGTGGCTGTCCTCTACAGTGTAAGTGATCACTTCAGGCCATAGAAAATAGGCCAAGAATATTCTTCTCTTCATGGGTTTTTTTTCGGTTTAATCCTTTGGAGTTTATGGTTGAGATTAGATTCATATTtcataatcatataaatatgcccACAAATGCTTGCAGGGAATAGTGTGTTCTGGGATAGCTTATTCCATCCAAGGAGTGATAATGAAGGAA
Coding sequences within:
- the LOC122063012 gene encoding WAT1-related protein At2g39510-like, with amino-acid sequence MEKQMISQYLCGLFHKTKAYLAVLLLQFGIAGLAIIAKIALNEGISHYTLAVYRHAIATAVIFPFAIILERKVRPRMTLSIFAKIALLGLLEPVIDQNLYYAGMNYTSATFTTALSNMLPALTFVMAFLFRMEKVNIRKTRSIAKVVGTIVTVGGATLMTLIKGSTIDLPWTKGTRSQHGTEASVHQQPLKGALMISAGCFCWAGFVILQAITLKTYPAELSLTVWICLMGALEGTLVTLVIERGNFAIWSLQLDMKLVAVLYSGIVCSGIAYSIQGVIMKERGPVFITAFNPLSMVIVALLSTFILAEQLCVGSVIGAIVIAIGVYLVVWGKSKDPKPSSVILDELPAEITGNGEKKNHDKELVAIVLAKTGETTTQEPRGN